Proteins found in one Roseovarius pelagicus genomic segment:
- a CDS encoding DUF1330 domain-containing protein has product MTAYSILAVTPTSEGWIPSYIEPVGKIIAKHGGKYLVRTTSHEQVEGADSPAALRIILEWPDRQAALNFVNDPDYAPYLKARREGSDSVHFVVEGKDDLA; this is encoded by the coding sequence ATGACAGCCTATTCAATTCTCGCCGTAACACCGACGTCGGAAGGCTGGATTCCCAGCTATATCGAACCAGTGGGGAAGATTATCGCCAAACATGGCGGTAAATATCTGGTGCGCACAACCAGTCACGAACAAGTCGAAGGGGCCGACAGTCCTGCGGCTCTGCGTATCATTCTGGAATGGCCCGACAGGCAAGCCGCGCTGAACTTTGTCAACGATCCGGACTACGCCCCATATCTCAAGGCCCGTAGAGAAGGATCGGATAGCGTTCATTTCGTTGTCGAAGGAAAAGATGACCTCGCGTGA
- a CDS encoding biopolymer transporter ExbD yields the protein MLRRRKERRKLSMTSLIDVIFLLLLFFMLSSTFSKFAELELSAASGGAVITSQTKPLFLQLGPNAIRLNGTDTVLDRLTDLLRDMPESNTPRPLLIALQGDVTSQRLTDLLVVLRGVPRVVPTVLGSQ from the coding sequence GTGCTTAGGCGGCGCAAGGAGCGGCGCAAGCTGTCGATGACATCGTTAATCGACGTGATTTTTCTCTTGCTACTCTTTTTCATGCTCAGCTCGACATTCTCCAAATTCGCGGAGCTTGAACTGAGTGCCGCCAGCGGTGGTGCCGTGATCACATCGCAGACCAAGCCGCTGTTTCTGCAGCTTGGCCCGAATGCCATACGGCTGAACGGTACAGACACCGTGCTGGACCGTCTAACAGACCTGCTGCGCGACATGCCAGAATCCAACACCCCCCGGCCGTTGCTTATCGCGCTGCAGGGCGATGTGACGTCGCAGCGCCTGACCGATTTGTTAGTGGTCCTGCGCGGCGTGCCGAGGGTCGTTCCCACCGTACTGGGCAGCCAATGA
- a CDS encoding lipoyl protein ligase domain-containing protein, which produces MTGPLHVVDTVAEGLALETDAFASNHTEIRLWTARQRALVCPASMQRLTGFEGAKSRTAGRGWPLHLRPTGGGAVPQGAGVLNLALGLTKDRYFTIEDGYRLITQIIRDALSSDLMPGATPDSFCDGAWNLAVFGRKVVGTAQRLRPVRQRRKRILIHALILTHGDITPGAAAVGMFHHDLGLGPVSAVAHITLESAFPKQWRAADELAARLYDKSFAALEAPSPHIGGIVA; this is translated from the coding sequence GTGACGGGGCCGTTGCATGTCGTGGATACCGTGGCGGAGGGTCTTGCTTTGGAAACAGACGCCTTCGCCTCGAACCACACAGAAATTCGTCTTTGGACGGCGCGGCAACGCGCATTGGTCTGCCCTGCGTCAATGCAACGCCTAACCGGTTTCGAGGGCGCAAAATCGAGAACCGCAGGGCGCGGCTGGCCACTTCACCTTCGCCCGACAGGCGGCGGGGCCGTGCCGCAGGGGGCTGGCGTACTGAACCTCGCGCTTGGATTAACCAAAGACCGATATTTTACCATTGAGGATGGGTATCGTCTCATTACACAAATCATACGCGATGCTCTGTCGTCTGACCTCATGCCCGGTGCGACACCGGACAGCTTTTGCGACGGGGCGTGGAACCTCGCCGTCTTTGGCCGCAAGGTGGTGGGGACCGCTCAACGGCTGCGTCCCGTGCGCCAAAGGCGAAAACGCATTCTGATCCATGCGCTGATCCTGACACATGGCGATATCACTCCGGGCGCAGCCGCAGTCGGCATGTTCCACCATGACCTTGGGCTGGGACCGGTGTCTGCGGTCGCCCACATCACGCTGGAATCGGCATTCCCCAAGCAATGGCGCGCTGCGGATGAACTGGCCGCCCGCCTGTATGACAAATCATTTGCCGCGCTAGAAGCCCCGTCCCCTCATATCGGGGGGATCGTGGCCTGA
- a CDS encoding LLM class oxidoreductase, producing the protein MLDQTGHKSFTKMNRAYNATFKPGQMSVGLVAPLEAYPQSAVPDMTRHIERAKLADNLGFAALWLRDVPFNVPSFGDAGQIFDPFVYLGVLAASTRDIALGVASIVLPLRHPAHVAKSAASVDVLSGGRLLLGVASGDRPEEYPALNKGFEDRGSRFRDSVDYIRAMSEDYPHRETAQGRLSGGIDMLPKPTGERLPLLITGGSQQSPDWVAQNGDGWMTYPRDAAAQGQVIGAYRQRISAAGLPDKPVMQSLYIDLVAQADAPPQPIHLGFRSGSDHLKRYLTEIRRLGVNHVALNLRFSGTDIEDTMHRLAKDVLPDFQS; encoded by the coding sequence ATGTTGGATCAGACAGGACACAAGTCATTCACGAAAATGAACCGGGCCTATAACGCCACCTTTAAACCGGGGCAGATGAGCGTCGGTCTCGTAGCCCCATTGGAGGCTTATCCGCAGAGCGCGGTGCCGGACATGACACGCCATATCGAACGCGCGAAGTTGGCTGATAACTTGGGGTTTGCCGCGCTCTGGCTGCGAGACGTGCCATTTAATGTGCCGTCCTTCGGTGACGCCGGACAGATCTTTGACCCCTTCGTTTACCTCGGCGTATTAGCGGCTTCGACGCGGGATATCGCGCTTGGCGTGGCGAGCATCGTCTTGCCCCTGCGCCACCCCGCGCATGTGGCCAAGTCGGCGGCTTCGGTCGATGTGCTGTCGGGCGGGCGACTGTTGCTCGGGGTCGCCTCCGGCGACAGACCCGAGGAATACCCGGCGCTGAACAAGGGCTTTGAGGATCGCGGCAGCAGGTTCCGGGACAGCGTGGATTATATTCGCGCAATGTCAGAGGACTACCCCCACCGCGAGACCGCTCAGGGAAGGCTCTCAGGTGGGATCGACATGCTGCCGAAACCCACGGGCGAACGATTGCCGCTGTTGATCACCGGCGGCAGCCAACAGAGTCCCGATTGGGTCGCGCAGAACGGCGATGGCTGGATGACCTATCCACGCGATGCTGCAGCGCAAGGTCAGGTGATCGGTGCCTATCGCCAGCGCATTTCCGCAGCGGGCCTGCCGGACAAGCCGGTGATGCAATCGCTCTATATCGATCTCGTAGCGCAGGCAGATGCGCCGCCCCAACCGATCCATTTGGGCTTTCGGTCGGGCTCGGACCATCTAAAGCGCTACCTGACGGAAATCCGCAGGCTGGGCGTCAATCACGTCGCCCTGAACCTGCGCTTTAGCGGCACGGATATCGAAGACACCATGCACCGGCTGGCCAAAGACGTCCTGCCAGACTTTCAAAGTTGA
- a CDS encoding lipoyl domain-containing protein, producing MATDIIIPSDLWDEDEECVITGWLVDDGANIEGGALIAEIMTAKVQYEIHAPASGTLTIKEEADAVVAKGAVIGQVA from the coding sequence ATGGCAACCGATATTATTATCCCCTCGGACCTTTGGGACGAAGACGAGGAATGCGTTATTACGGGCTGGCTCGTTGATGATGGCGCAAACATCGAAGGCGGGGCGCTGATCGCTGAGATCATGACTGCCAAAGTGCAATACGAGATCCATGCACCTGCCTCGGGCACACTGACAATCAAGGAAGAGGCTGATGCCGTCGTTGCCAAAGGCGCGGTGATCGGTCAGGTCGCATGA
- a CDS encoding sigma-54-dependent Fis family transcriptional regulator, producing MTDALTLRIREEIAASWDRCERQHKLARDAVRPIMRLQSSEIAPRLQQITARTGGRQGFFRQLASSVGDGKRCLVVTDADGVLVRLESAGGQETEDWNGIALGSCWDERIAGTNGVSMALRAGRAFTVGGADHFYQRLRAFACTGTPIFDAMGALVGSVNLVTYDHGTPAEHLITQQYLATAADRIQRRLFEQHFSDSLLVTVSSSAPGRPLSGDGLVAVDESGIILGATSAVNRLFQHDARNTLKGQPFQAVFNMESDALAKVPERVLSMPKPEGAVVSFSARMPGTARSLHPGATIRTPARRGRRLPPSLRDLATGCKIMAARCAEARTLFQAGTSLVIEGETSTGKSALIAALAGDAPLLRVDCTTLRDDAADAGALRSVLTQARVLAMMPEATNDRPTVVFDNIHEMPVAAQSVLRGLLESIESDAASGDAQTPRLVSVSRRPLMHRVAQGRFRDDLYYMLAGAHVSLPPLRERERPEILAEVLATRIAGRRITLSEAAVTLIKAHTFPGNLRELRTALERALITMAGDQITPVDLSPTSIRMAEHVPALSDTLAPALAYDDGARVRDALTSSGWNVTEAARRLGISRATINRKIKRYGFMRPA from the coding sequence ATGACCGACGCCCTGACCCTCAGGATCCGTGAAGAAATCGCCGCGTCGTGGGATCGGTGCGAGCGGCAGCACAAGCTCGCCCGCGATGCCGTCCGCCCGATCATGCGCCTCCAAAGCTCGGAGATCGCACCACGGTTGCAGCAGATCACGGCGCGCACAGGCGGGCGGCAGGGCTTCTTTCGCCAGTTGGCATCATCCGTAGGCGACGGTAAACGCTGTCTTGTGGTCACGGACGCCGACGGGGTGCTTGTGCGGCTCGAAAGCGCTGGCGGTCAAGAGACCGAAGATTGGAACGGAATCGCTCTCGGCTCGTGCTGGGATGAACGCATCGCCGGCACCAATGGCGTGTCCATGGCGCTACGCGCCGGGCGCGCCTTTACCGTTGGCGGGGCCGATCATTTCTATCAGCGGCTCCGGGCCTTTGCCTGTACCGGCACGCCGATTTTTGACGCGATGGGTGCGCTTGTGGGATCGGTCAACCTAGTCACCTACGACCACGGAACCCCTGCTGAACACCTAATCACGCAACAGTATCTAGCAACCGCCGCAGACCGCATCCAGCGACGCCTGTTCGAACAGCATTTTAGCGATAGCTTGCTGGTGACCGTATCCTCGTCTGCGCCGGGGCGACCGCTTTCGGGGGACGGGTTAGTGGCGGTTGATGAGTCAGGGATTATCCTCGGCGCGACCTCCGCCGTGAACCGGCTCTTTCAGCACGATGCGCGCAACACGCTGAAAGGCCAACCGTTTCAGGCCGTGTTCAACATGGAGAGCGACGCACTGGCGAAAGTGCCTGAGCGTGTACTTTCGATGCCAAAGCCTGAAGGCGCGGTTGTTAGCTTTTCTGCGAGGATGCCGGGCACTGCTCGCTCGCTGCATCCGGGCGCAACCATCCGCACGCCTGCGCGGCGGGGGCGCCGCCTGCCGCCGTCGCTGCGCGATTTGGCGACGGGGTGCAAGATCATGGCGGCACGCTGCGCGGAGGCCCGAACCTTGTTTCAGGCAGGCACCTCTCTTGTAATTGAAGGCGAAACTAGCACCGGCAAATCCGCCCTGATCGCCGCGCTGGCTGGCGACGCACCGCTATTGAGGGTGGATTGCACCACACTGCGCGACGATGCGGCAGACGCAGGTGCTCTGCGCTCAGTTCTGACTCAGGCGCGCGTTCTTGCCATGATGCCAGAGGCGACCAACGATCGACCGACGGTGGTGTTCGACAATATCCATGAGATGCCTGTCGCGGCGCAATCCGTGCTGCGCGGACTACTTGAGTCAATCGAGAGCGATGCTGCATCCGGCGATGCGCAGACTCCAAGGCTGGTATCGGTGAGCCGCCGCCCGCTGATGCACCGCGTCGCGCAAGGGCGTTTCCGTGACGACCTCTATTACATGCTGGCCGGTGCGCATGTATCGCTGCCACCTCTGCGAGAGCGCGAGCGGCCCGAAATTCTGGCCGAAGTGCTCGCCACCCGGATCGCCGGGCGGCGGATAACGCTGAGCGAAGCGGCGGTTACCCTGATCAAGGCGCATACGTTCCCCGGCAACCTGCGAGAACTGCGGACGGCACTGGAGCGGGCATTGATAACCATGGCGGGGGATCAGATCACACCGGTGGACCTGTCCCCGACGTCGATCAGAATGGCAGAACACGTTCCTGCCCTGTCAGATACGCTCGCTCCGGCGTTGGCTTATGACGACGGGGCGCGGGTACGCGACGCGCTGACCTCCAGCGGATGGAACGTCACCGAGGCTGCCCGCCGTCTCGGCATCAGCCGCGCCACGATCAATCGTAAGATCAAGCGCTATGGGTTTATGCGTCCGGCGTGA
- a CDS encoding LysR family transcriptional regulator: MDTDNLRLFVMAAERLNISAAGRDLGLAPAVASARLAKLEHELGVELLRRTTRKVSLSLEGSDFLPYAREILAQAEAAKAILGGSEAGPNGTLRFAAPSSFAQRHIMPLLPEFHAIYPDLTLDLRLSDTRFDAIEGSFDLALRSAPLTDSSLKGRKLADDARVLCASPAYLAAHGIPKTLKELSGHQFIAWQDLEPRDLRGPEGETARLDPAVMRCRTIVDDGDAQREATLAGAGLSINSLWSVADEFASGRLVRVLPEWRLNDRSVLWLVYPRSNVLTPKTRILIDFLIRHLGTHSDWGV; this comes from the coding sequence GTGGACACTGACAACCTGCGCCTGTTTGTGATGGCCGCCGAACGGTTGAACATCTCCGCCGCCGGACGTGACTTGGGCCTAGCACCCGCGGTTGCCAGCGCGCGCCTCGCAAAGTTGGAACACGAACTGGGCGTAGAGTTGCTGCGGCGTACCACGCGCAAGGTGTCGCTGTCGCTCGAAGGGTCTGATTTCCTGCCCTATGCGCGAGAGATTTTGGCGCAGGCGGAGGCCGCCAAAGCCATCCTTGGTGGCAGTGAAGCCGGCCCGAACGGCACGCTGCGTTTTGCCGCGCCAAGCAGTTTCGCGCAACGTCATATCATGCCGCTGTTGCCCGAGTTCCATGCGATCTATCCCGACCTGACGCTGGACCTGCGCCTGTCTGACACGCGGTTCGACGCGATCGAAGGCAGCTTTGATCTGGCGTTGCGCAGTGCGCCTTTGACTGACAGCAGCCTCAAGGGCCGAAAGCTGGCCGACGACGCGCGGGTTCTATGTGCGTCCCCCGCGTATCTTGCGGCGCACGGCATCCCGAAGACCCTAAAAGAGCTTTCTGGTCATCAGTTCATTGCCTGGCAAGACCTTGAACCACGCGATTTGCGCGGGCCAGAAGGCGAGACGGCGCGCCTTGATCCAGCTGTTATGCGCTGCCGCACCATCGTGGACGACGGCGACGCACAGCGCGAAGCGACCCTCGCCGGGGCGGGGCTCTCTATCAATTCACTTTGGAGCGTTGCGGACGAGTTTGCCTCGGGTCGCCTTGTCCGAGTGCTGCCAGAATGGAGACTGAACGACAGATCGGTTTTGTGGTTGGTCTATCCGCGCTCAAACGTGCTTACCCCCAAAACGCGCATTCTGATCGATTTTCTGATCCGCCATTTAGGAACGCATTCCGACTGGGGTGTATGA
- a CDS encoding zinc-binding alcohol dehydrogenase family protein → MKAIGYSAAGPTGTLEMVELDQPKIGPRDLLVAVKGISVNPVDVKLRAAVEPDGAVRILGFDAAGVVADIGDEVTCYKVGDEVFYAGDVTRAGTNAEYHAVDERIVGCKPACLDFVQAAGMPLTSITAWEMLFDAFRLPEGGGEGQTLLVIGGAGGVGSVLIQLAKALTGLTVIATASRPETQDWVRKMGADHVVDHRGDLAAQVADLGLAPSHVAALTATDQHWPAIIDLIAPRGQIALIDDPETLDIKAAKPKALSIHWEFMFTRSMFGTDDMSTQRDLLNRVAEMIEKGTLQSTVTQRDGRLTAEALRHAHTRQESGRVIGKQVLGGF, encoded by the coding sequence ATGAAAGCCATCGGTTACAGCGCAGCGGGCCCGACAGGTACGCTCGAAATGGTCGAATTGGACCAGCCCAAGATCGGGCCGCGCGATCTGTTGGTCGCGGTTAAGGGCATCTCGGTAAACCCGGTCGACGTCAAACTGCGCGCAGCCGTAGAACCCGATGGCGCGGTGCGCATACTCGGCTTTGATGCGGCCGGAGTTGTCGCCGACATCGGTGATGAGGTCACGTGTTACAAGGTCGGCGATGAGGTGTTCTATGCTGGCGATGTCACCCGCGCAGGAACCAATGCCGAGTATCACGCGGTTGATGAACGGATCGTCGGGTGCAAACCGGCATGCCTTGATTTCGTGCAGGCGGCTGGAATGCCGCTGACGTCAATCACCGCTTGGGAGATGCTGTTTGACGCCTTTCGGCTGCCCGAAGGTGGCGGAGAGGGTCAGACACTGCTTGTCATCGGCGGTGCAGGAGGCGTCGGATCAGTCCTGATCCAATTGGCCAAAGCCCTGACCGGCCTCACTGTGATCGCCACCGCATCGCGGCCCGAAACACAGGACTGGGTGCGCAAGATGGGCGCCGATCACGTGGTGGATCATCGTGGCGATCTGGCGGCCCAAGTGGCGGATCTGGGCCTTGCTCCCAGCCATGTCGCCGCGCTGACCGCAACCGATCAACACTGGCCGGCGATCATCGACCTGATCGCCCCGCGCGGCCAGATCGCCCTGATCGACGACCCCGAGACCCTCGACATCAAAGCGGCAAAGCCCAAGGCACTGAGCATTCATTGGGAATTCATGTTTACGCGCTCGATGTTCGGCACCGACGATATGAGCACCCAGCGCGATCTGTTGAACCGCGTGGCCGAGATGATCGAAAAAGGCACCCTGCAATCCACCGTCACCCAGCGTGATGGGCGCCTGACCGCAGAGGCGCTGCGTCATGCACATACGCGTCAAGAGAGCGGTCGCGTGATAGGCAAACAGGTGCTCGGCGGCTTTTGA
- a CDS encoding SDR family NAD(P)-dependent oxidoreductase, producing MTKTILITGATDGIGLLTAKTLADEGHIVLLHGRSAKKLEAAAKEVGGDPETFLADLSRLEEVAALAEAIRARHDRIDVLINNAGVYKVAETHTPEGLDTRFVVNTLAPYLLTQKLLPIIPADGRVVNLSSAAQAPVGIAALRGKQALDQMQAYAQSKLAITIWTQALARAHPDGPVFIAVNPGSLLASKMVKEGFGVAGNDLSIGADILCRAALSDEFAEATGRYFDNDSGGFAEPHSAASDKTQVAAVMEAIRDLTGATDRE from the coding sequence ATGACCAAGACGATCCTGATCACCGGCGCGACTGATGGCATCGGCCTGCTAACCGCCAAGACGCTCGCGGATGAAGGCCACATCGTATTGTTGCATGGCCGCAGTGCTAAAAAACTGGAGGCCGCAGCCAAAGAGGTCGGTGGCGACCCTGAGACCTTTCTCGCCGATCTGTCCCGTCTGGAAGAGGTTGCGGCGCTGGCCGAGGCGATCCGTGCTCGCCACGACCGGATCGACGTGTTGATCAACAATGCAGGGGTCTACAAGGTCGCTGAAACGCATACGCCAGAGGGGCTCGACACCCGCTTCGTTGTCAACACGCTCGCGCCGTATCTGCTCACGCAGAAACTGCTGCCAATCATTCCCGCAGACGGGCGCGTGGTGAACCTGTCGTCGGCGGCGCAGGCTCCTGTGGGCATAGCTGCATTGCGCGGCAAACAGGCGCTCGACCAAATGCAAGCTTATGCGCAGAGCAAGCTGGCGATCACGATCTGGACGCAAGCGTTGGCGCGGGCGCACCCGGATGGGCCCGTCTTCATCGCGGTAAATCCCGGCTCGTTACTGGCCTCGAAGATGGTCAAGGAGGGCTTCGGCGTCGCTGGCAACGACCTTTCCATCGGGGCCGACATCCTGTGTCGTGCGGCGTTGTCGGATGAGTTTGCCGAGGCCACCGGGCGCTACTTCGACAACGACAGCGGGGGCTTCGCCGAGCCGCATTCCGCGGCCTCCGATAAAACGCAGGTCGCCGCCGTCATGGAGGCGATAAGAGATCTCACCGGTGCCACAGACCGAGAGTAG
- a CDS encoding alpha-ketoacid dehydrogenase subunit beta yields the protein MTKSNERKLTIARAMAEATAQEMRIDPTVFVMGEDIGALGGVYGNTRGLLDEFGAERIRDTPISETAFIGAAVGAAQDGMRPVVELMFVDFFGVCFDAIYNLMAKNIYFSGGNLKVPMVLMTSTGGGYSDGGQHSQCLYGTFAHLPGMKVVAPSNAYDAKGLMTAAMRDDSPVVYMYHKGLQGMGWLGTEAGATVHVPEEPYTLEIGKAKVVREGKDVSIVSVGMGVHNALKAAKALEAQGVSAEVVDLVSLVPLDRETIRASVAKTGRLIVVDEDYMSYGLSGEIIASVTEHNISVLKAAPKRVAFPDVPIPYARVMEQFCLPNPDKIVAAWNDMKAA from the coding sequence ATGACAAAATCTAACGAAAGAAAGCTAACCATTGCCCGTGCCATGGCCGAGGCCACTGCACAGGAAATGCGCATTGATCCGACCGTCTTTGTGATGGGCGAGGACATCGGCGCGCTGGGTGGGGTCTATGGCAACACCCGTGGCTTGCTGGATGAGTTCGGTGCCGAGCGCATCCGCGACACGCCAATTTCCGAGACCGCCTTTATCGGCGCTGCTGTTGGTGCTGCACAAGACGGTATGCGCCCGGTTGTGGAGCTGATGTTCGTCGACTTCTTTGGCGTTTGCTTTGATGCGATCTACAACCTGATGGCCAAGAACATCTACTTCTCGGGTGGCAATCTGAAAGTGCCGATGGTGTTAATGACCTCCACCGGCGGCGGCTATTCCGACGGCGGGCAGCATTCGCAGTGCCTCTATGGCACCTTCGCCCACCTGCCGGGCATGAAGGTGGTCGCGCCGTCGAACGCCTATGACGCTAAGGGGCTAATGACCGCCGCGATGCGCGACGACAGCCCCGTGGTCTACATGTATCACAAGGGGCTACAGGGCATGGGATGGCTTGGCACCGAAGCAGGGGCCACGGTGCATGTGCCGGAAGAGCCTTATACGCTGGAAATCGGCAAGGCCAAGGTGGTGCGCGAGGGCAAAGACGTGTCGATTGTCAGCGTCGGCATGGGCGTTCACAATGCGCTGAAGGCCGCGAAGGCACTCGAAGCGCAGGGTGTCAGTGCCGAGGTCGTGGACCTTGTCAGCCTTGTGCCGCTAGACCGCGAGACCATCCGCGCCAGCGTAGCCAAGACCGGGCGACTGATCGTCGTAGACGAGGATTACATGAGTTACGGGTTGTCTGGCGAGATTATCGCCAGCGTAACCGAGCATAACATATCGGTCCTGAAAGCCGCACCAAAACGCGTGGCCTTCCCCGATGTGCCGATCCCCTATGCGCGGGTGATGGAGCAGTTCTGTCTGCCCAACCCCGACAAGATCGTTGCAGCCTGGAATGACATGAAGGCGGCCTGA
- a CDS encoding thiamine pyrophosphate-dependent dehydrogenase E1 component subunit alpha: MAPTQKEQHWMYRNMVTSRRFEETIAKIYFEGKSPAFNMANGPIPGEMHLSDGQEPVAVGVCAHLTPEDVVTATHRPHHQAIAKGVDLDKMAAEIFGKTTGLSGGRGGHMHLFDADVNFACSGIIAQGMGPAVGAALSRKMQGKPGVAVAFVGEGAVNQGGWHEAMNLAAVWNLPFVCVIEDNAWGISVAKSAATAVPTNDVRAAAYGIPGTRVEGNDPFAIYEAAGKAIERARNGEGPSLIEVDTYRLAGHFMGDAEGYRPEGEKDGLSAKDPIPAMRARLLKDGAASEEELATIEAEAEARVEAAIKFARESADPAPEDALTAVFAA, encoded by the coding sequence ATGGCACCAACACAGAAAGAACAGCACTGGATGTATCGCAACATGGTCACGAGCCGGCGGTTCGAGGAAACCATTGCGAAGATCTATTTCGAGGGAAAATCACCGGCCTTTAACATGGCCAACGGTCCGATTCCGGGCGAGATGCACCTGTCCGATGGGCAGGAGCCGGTGGCGGTGGGGGTCTGTGCGCACCTGACTCCCGAGGATGTGGTCACGGCCACCCACCGCCCGCACCATCAGGCCATCGCCAAGGGCGTCGATCTCGACAAGATGGCCGCCGAGATCTTTGGCAAAACCACGGGCCTGTCGGGCGGTCGCGGCGGGCATATGCATCTCTTTGATGCGGATGTGAACTTCGCCTGTTCTGGCATTATCGCGCAGGGTATGGGGCCTGCCGTTGGGGCCGCACTCAGCCGCAAGATGCAGGGCAAACCGGGTGTGGCGGTGGCTTTCGTGGGTGAAGGCGCAGTCAATCAGGGCGGCTGGCACGAAGCAATGAATCTTGCCGCCGTGTGGAACCTGCCGTTCGTCTGCGTGATTGAGGACAACGCCTGGGGTATTTCGGTGGCCAAATCCGCCGCCACTGCCGTGCCGACCAACGACGTGCGCGCCGCCGCCTATGGAATCCCCGGCACGCGGGTCGAGGGCAATGATCCTTTCGCGATTTACGAGGCCGCGGGCAAGGCCATCGAACGCGCCCGCAACGGCGAGGGGCCGTCATTGATTGAGGTCGATACCTACCGGCTGGCCGGACACTTTATGGGCGACGCCGAGGGCTATCGGCCAGAGGGCGAGAAGGACGGGCTAAGCGCGAAGGACCCGATCCCCGCCATGCGCGCGCGTCTGCTAAAGGACGGTGCCGCAAGTGAGGAGGAGCTTGCCACGATTGAAGCCGAAGCCGAGGCCCGTGTCGAAGCGGCCATCAAATTTGCCCGCGAGAGTGCGGATCCGGCACCCGAAGACGCGCTGACTGCCGTCTTTGCAGCCTGA
- a CDS encoding 2-oxo acid dehydrogenase subunit E2, with product MKSAAKVVPLKGVRGMIADRMVESLQTAAQLTHHGSADAAALLAEKARLAEAGTKVSVEDLLMLAVVRALQKNSDANGRVEGREVKLSEAIDLSVAIALPGNLLVAPAIFGAGAMDVSALRAARQDLAARAKANKLSVTEMTGGTFTVSNLGLTRVEHFTPIINAPQICILGIGRMTDRAVRGDNGAIELRPHVGLSLTFDHRALDGAPAGDLMTTICNEIEAMGS from the coding sequence ATGAAGAGCGCGGCAAAGGTCGTGCCGCTAAAGGGCGTGCGCGGGATGATTGCGGATCGCATGGTCGAGAGCCTGCAGACGGCCGCACAACTCACTCACCACGGTAGCGCCGACGCCGCTGCCCTGCTGGCCGAGAAAGCGCGGCTTGCGGAGGCGGGCACCAAGGTCTCGGTCGAAGATTTGCTGATGCTGGCGGTGGTCAGGGCGTTGCAGAAGAACTCGGACGCCAATGGCCGGGTCGAGGGGCGCGAGGTGAAGTTGTCGGAGGCGATTGATTTGTCGGTCGCCATTGCCTTGCCGGGCAATCTACTTGTCGCCCCGGCGATCTTTGGCGCTGGTGCAATGGACGTCTCTGCCCTGCGCGCGGCGCGGCAAGACCTCGCGGCGCGGGCGAAGGCAAACAAGCTTAGCGTGACCGAGATGACCGGCGGCACGTTCACTGTGTCGAACCTCGGTCTGACACGGGTGGAGCATTTTACCCCGATCATCAACGCGCCGCAGATTTGCATCCTTGGCATCGGACGCATGACGGATCGAGCGGTGCGCGGGGACAATGGCGCGATCGAACTGCGGCCCCATGTCGGCCTGTCATTAACCTTTGATCACCGCGCGCTCGATGGCGCACCGGCGGGCGATCTGATGACGACGATCTGCAATGAGATCGAGGCGATGGGATCGTGA
- a CDS encoding MotA/TolQ/ExbB proton channel family protein, producing the protein MTVLLEPMRQIAELGGPVVMLLIAVSIVTLATVIYKLWQFAVAGVGRHTALKEAVSAWDMGDGAAASAALSRSSSYLAPVIEMAFSAQTPDMPRLAAEAESRFARLESGFRMLDSVAQLAPLLGLFGTVLGMIEAFQSMQDAGAQVDPSLLAGGIWVALLTTAVGLVVAMPTALILSWFEGRMDRERVTAERALTTVIAPRGSAAAQRTSGMAGEAPARRA; encoded by the coding sequence ATGACCGTTCTTCTGGAACCCATGCGCCAGATTGCAGAGCTCGGCGGTCCCGTTGTAATGCTTTTGATTGCAGTTTCGATCGTGACGCTGGCGACGGTGATCTACAAGCTATGGCAATTTGCGGTGGCAGGCGTCGGACGCCATACCGCGCTGAAAGAGGCGGTTTCAGCATGGGACATGGGCGACGGAGCCGCAGCGAGTGCCGCGCTGTCCCGTTCCAGCAGCTATCTAGCGCCGGTCATCGAAATGGCATTTTCGGCGCAAACTCCGGATATGCCGCGCTTGGCCGCCGAGGCCGAAAGCAGGTTCGCACGCCTTGAAAGCGGGTTTCGCATGCTCGATTCCGTGGCGCAACTGGCCCCGCTTCTGGGCCTGTTCGGGACGGTTCTGGGTATGATTGAGGCATTCCAGTCAATGCAGGACGCGGGTGCTCAGGTAGATCCGTCCCTGTTGGCAGGCGGTATCTGGGTCGCACTTCTGACGACGGCGGTGGGCCTCGTGGTGGCGATGCCGACGGCGTTGATCCTCAGTTGGTTCGAGGGCCGGATGGACCGCGAGCGGGTGACGGCGGAACGTGCGTTGACGACGGTTATAGCGCCGCGCGGCTCGGCGGCGGCGCAACGCACGTCAGGCATGGCGGGCGAAGCCCCGGCGCGACGTGCTTAG